The following coding sequences are from one Biomphalaria glabrata chromosome 8, xgBioGlab47.1, whole genome shotgun sequence window:
- the LOC106063890 gene encoding poly [ADP-ribose] polymerase tankyrase-1-like — MSDERLVLGVNDSLLFSAITSKSNEDIHQIFMLTEYKLTSFSNHALNWSVLQACRLGHELLIQYLLQDGARLEVRDDNGNTPLLICSTKNIPGAINFLLKQGADVNAANNNGDTAIILAESKEVIKILLSHHGINLDRQDKNGDTALMAAIQSFNLVKSSLLITSGACPKTVVNTSGENALQVANRLGIGPILELLYHSFVLERHPLINQSITGDYESCNALLRYNLYEDTEIINIRPNILCVVLNCIKGQQNNRVTPDLLEFVRRLCRSGVSVNQCSDCGKSPLDIAVDIKNHDLAEILCKNGADMSHNTVVNLVVKDAAHLIPLFAVHGAYINQILPNGYIQYPGSALDVALKQAKIGSAMVLLYHGAELDESLALEQAVETCNCRTLEFLLEGCKEKVEAYIQNEPDLFFKAIRTGDIRVLSLLLEAGADVNMVHKNKTPLMNAVHLDVMRYLLKNGADVNMKSNTTSIINVCSGKYIFDINYCAFQEQPTEDQVVDKLKQIIRLFLKHGAHLDASDDKGNTALIASVNKSCPKDVMIFLLKEGSNINQRNSKGESALYTAVIFNDQEKLTILLSHGANINLQNKEGLSPLHESIHNIETLKILIKHKANVNLEDSKGNTALLHAVKNVKTCLQVCVDSLIEAGSDVNHTNHDGMTALMLAADNLNFEMSSLLKANADVNIINTKQQHPKTALSILLNKWYPDWGSQHLASELLKHGANAKLVLPEVLHRIIAMGNVQLVQQLIASGLGPTDIILRRNLMEWPVKTISPLSVCLMTDQLQLAKYLIENWYLTQSDLAILSRNKTILDHLDFRINEFLKEHSSQPPRLEFLSFVRVSASVGSGPDRADKVKHLRLPPILQEYLLFKKVAAEESLDEDGNEDDSSLFCYELTKKQVGARQFRSEFLSKDIQFLEFHNSYGGESSSDDSDGDWNVSVALEEESRLINRDSASGALPTDNESSVPPAGNAVPALSTDTFSSDEEDDYLNEDEDESSNEIKELT, encoded by the coding sequence ATGTCGGATGAAAGACTAGTCCTAGGTGTCAATGACAGTTTACTGTTTAGTGCGATCACCTCCAAATCTAATGAGGACATACACCAGATTTTTATGTTAACCGAATACAAGCTGACGTCATTTTCTAACCACGCCCTTAACTGGAGCGTCTTACAAGCTTGTCGTCTGGGTCATGAACTTTTGATTCAGTACCTGCTCCAAGATGGCGCCAGGCTAGAAGTCCGGGACGACAACGGAAACACGCCCCTTTTAATTTGCTCAACCAAAAATATTCCAGGCGCGATCAACTTTTTGTTGAAACAGGGAGCAGACGTCAATGCTGCTAACAACAATGGCGACACTGCAATCATCCTAGCCGAGTCAAAAGAAGTGATTAAAATTTTACTTTCTCACCATGGCATTAATTTAGATCGTCAGGACAAGAATGGAGACACAGCTTTAATGGCCGCTATTCAGTCTTTCAATCTAGTCAAATCCAGTTTGCTGATCACTTCCGGGGCTTGCCCCAAAACGGTGGTTAACACTTCCGGTGAAAACGCTCTTCAAGTTGCCAACCGTTTAGGAATAGGCCCCATTTTGGAATTGTTGTATCATTCCTTTGTGTTGGAAAGGCACCCTCTCATCAACCAATCAATAACTGGAGATTATGAGTCTTGCAATGCCCTCTTGCGTTACAATCTTTATGAGGATAcagaaattataaatattagacCTAACATTCTGTGcgttgttttaaattgtatcaAGGGCCAACAAAATAACCGTGTCACGCCTGACTTGCTTGAGTTTGTCAGACGACTTTGTCGTTCAGGTGTAAGTGTGAACCAATGTTCAGACTGTGGCAAGTCCCCCCTGGACATAGCAGTTGACATAAAAAATCATGACCTGGCTGAGATTCTGTGTAAGAACGGAGCAGACATGTCTCACAACACAGTCGTCAATCTAGTGGTGAAAGACGCTGCTCATTTGATACCACTATTCGCAGTCCATGGAGCCTATATTAACCAAATACTTCCCAACGGTTACATTCAGTACCCAGGCTCAGCGCTGGATGTTGCATTAAAGCAAGCCAAAATTGGAAGCGCAATGGTTTTGTTATACCACGGAGCTGAGCTAGATGAGAGCCTCGCTTTGGAACAAGCAGTTGAGACTTGCAACTGCAGAACTTTAGAGTTTCTATTGGAAGGGTGTAAAGAGAAGGTAGAAGCATACATACAAAATGAACCGGATCtgttttttaaagctataaggaCTGGAGAcattagggtcttaagtttgttgcTGGAGGCTGGAGCAGACGTCAACATggtacataaaaataaaacaccgTTAATGAACGCGGTGCATCTAGACGTGATGCGGTATTTGTTGAAAAATGGCGCCGATGTAAATATGAAATCAAACACAACATCTATTATCAATGTGTGTTCTGGAAAGTATATTTTTGATATCAACTACTGTGCGTTTCAGGAGCAGCCAACAGAGGATCAAGTAGTAGATAAATTAAAACAGATTATTCGCCTGTTTTTAAAACATGGCGCTCATTTGGATGCTTCAGACGATAAGGGGAACACAGCTTTAATAGCCTCGGTAAATAAATCATGTCCTAAGGATGTTATGATATTTTTACTTAAAGAAGGATCAAATATCAATCAGCGTAATTCCAAAGGTGAATCTGCTCTGTATACTGCAGTTATATTTAATGATCAAGAAAAACTAACGATTCTTCTTAGCCATGGAGCtaatattaacttacaaaaCAAGGAAGGTCTCTCGCCATTGCACGAATCTATTCACAACATTGAGACCCTCAAGATTTTAATAAAGCATAAGGCAAATGTTAACTTAGAAGACTCAAAGGGGAACACCGCTCTGTTACACGCAGTAAAAAATGTCAAGACCTGTCTACAAGTCTGTGTAGACTCGCTAATAGAGGCCGGCTCTGATGTCAACCACACCAACCACGATGGCATGACTGCGCTGATGCTGGCGGCGGACAACCTCAATTTCGAGATGTCCTCGTTGCTGAAAGCTAACGCTGATGTCAATATCATCAACACCAAGCAACAACACCCAAAGACAGCCTTGTCTATATTACTAAACAAATGGTATCCTGATTGGGGGAGTCAACATTTGGCGTCAGAATTATTAAAACATGGAGCCAATGCAAAGCTTGTTTTGCCTGAGGTTCTACATCGTATTATTGCAATGGGTAATGTCCAGTTGGTCCAACAACTTATTGCTTCAGGGCTTGGACCAACGGACATTATTTTACGAAGAAATCTAATGGAATGGCCAGTAAAAACTATTTCCCCTTTGAGTGTTTGTTTAATGACAGATCAACTCCAGTTAGCCAAATATTTGATTGAGAACTGGTACCTAACTCagtcagaccttgcaatcttaTCTCGGAATAAAACTATTCTAGACCATCTAGATTTTAGaattaatgaatttttaaagGAACACTCATCACAACCCCCGAGACTGGAGTTTTTAAGCTTCGTCCGTGTTTCCGCTTCCGTCGGTTCTGGTCCAGACAGAGCAGACAAAGTGAAACACTTACGTCTGCCTCCTATTTTACAAGAATATCTTCTGTTTAAAAAAGTGGCAGCAGAAGAAAGTCTGGACGAGGATGGCAATGAAGACGACAGCAGTCTCTTTTGTTATGAGCttacaaaaaaacaagttgGCGCCAGACAGTTCCGTTCTGAATTTTTGAGTAAAGATATACAGTTTCTTGAATTTCACAACAGCTATGGAGGTGAAAGCTCGTCAGACGACAGCGATGGGGATTGGAACGTGAGCGTCGCCTTGGAGGAAGAGTCACGCTTGATTAATCGTGACAGTGCTTCCGGTGCTCTGCCTACAGACAACGAGAGCAGTGTTCCACCTGCAGGCAACGCTGTCCCTGCTCTGTCTACAGACACTTTCAGTTCTGATGAAGAAGATGACTATTTAAATGAAGATGAAGATGAATCCAGCAATGAGATAAAGGAACTAACGTGA
- the LOC106063891 gene encoding uncharacterized protein LOC106063891, translated as MAAILFCLSLAWILSCLEAKTITSNEGVGPLCGAHTCATNAICSSRQGETSCVCDRDYRGIGSFVCVPENDNYCAIFNDPSVKSFDGSHVQVPGEQMTFAAHLGTKLCYRNDKGAIVTAAGSCDVRVYVWYCRRRGKFFTCGMLVKVMVFNNSTVKHHTTRIYGEASQGRYIFKEEGQRCEFGNGLFGDPIETEVAGIGRIKSAYNYSNNFAFLDVGVCGIKVGLRPVDSVWDPLITPAGLVVTTSQECEPDYLSVEQTICSPPTGKGTSLEQQAAELSQEVGDTVTKEDLACLKVICGDVNQNFPGAQTNLNNLHETCNSCDKRTLVQAIKQCCFILHNPSFVNCYDKQTDVAYSIVKKQKTVLKKTSKLTSLLDECLFGLCSENSDMCRLVQNSIEDSGCADKIRPNQYTILNSTCEYY; from the exons ATGGCagccattttattttgtttgtcattGGCCTGGATTCTAAGTTGTCTAGAGGCCAAAACAATTACTTCTAATGAAGGAG TTGGACCGCTATGTGGCGCTCATACCTGTGCTACTAACGCCATCTGTAGCAGCAGACAAGGGGAGACAAGCTGTGTTTGTGACAGGGATTACCGCGGTATAGGCAGTTTTGTATGCGTGCCAGAAA ATGACAACTATTGTGCCATCTTCAATGACCCTTCAGTCAAAAGCTTTGATGGCTCCCACGTCCAGGTCCCCGGGGAGCAGATGACATTCGCCGCCCACTTAGGGACCAAGCTGTGCTATCGTAACGACAAGGGAGCCATCGTTACCGCGGCGGGGAGTTGTGATGTGCGA GTCTACGTCTGGTACTGCAGACGACGAGGGAAGTTCTTCACGTGCGGCATGCTGGTCAAAGTTATGGTCTTCAACAATTCCACAGTGAAGCATCACACCACAAGGATCTATGGGGAAGCGAGTCAAGGACGGTACATA TTTAAGGAAGAGGGTCAGCGGTGCGAGTTTGGTAACGGTCTGTTTGGTGACCCTATCGAGACGGAAGTAGCTGGGATCGGTAGAATCAAATCAGCGTACAATTATTCAAATAACTTCGCCTTTTTGGACGTAGGGGTGTGTGGCATCAAGGTGGGACTACG ACCAGTGGACAGTGTTTGGGATCCGCTCATAACTCCTGCTGGACTTGTGGTGACCACATCTCAGGAATGTg AGCCTGATTATCTCTCTGTGGAACAAACCATTTGTTCCCCTCCAACTGGCAAAGGGACATCACTAGAGCAGCAAGCTGCAGAATTGTCACAGGAAGTGGGGGATACGGTAACCAAAGAAGATCTGGCTTGTCTCAAGGTCATTTGTGGTGACGTCAATCAAAATTT CCCTGGCGCTCAAACCAACTTGAACAATCTACACGAGACGTGCAATTCTTGCGACAAGAGAACTCTGGTCCAGGCGATCAAACAGTGCTGCTTTATACTTCACAATCCTTCATTCGTCAACTGCTATGACAAACAGACAGATGTAGCCTACAGCATAGTCAAG aaacaaaaaacagtGTTGAAAAAAACAAGCAAG TTGACTAGCCTTCTAGATGAGTGTCTCTTTGGTCTGTGTTCCGAGAACAGTGATATGTGCAGGCTGGTACAAAACTCCATTGAAGACTCTGGGTGTGCGGATAAAATTCGGCCAAACCAATACACCATTTTAAACAGCACATGTGAATATTACTGA